In Candidatus Methylomirabilota bacterium, one DNA window encodes the following:
- a CDS encoding sulfite exporter TauE/SafE family protein, translated as MDAPTRRGPVAATAAGAGVGTLGGLLGLGGAEFRLPLLVAVFNYPLRRAVPINLAVSFVAVVVAAVVRWSFAKQAPIPGTALVIVCMMAGGMLGAGLGARWLTSISDERLHTAVRFLLIVIGALLIIEAAIPWTSSGVPVGSVGQGVTALGAGVLIGAVSTLLGVAGGEMIIPTLVLLFGVPIKAAGTTSLVISIPTMLVGLTRHHARGAYQGVADVRRVIVPMGLGTVVGSAVGGFLIAYAPAGAIKVLLGLVLIVSALRVFRVRA; from the coding sequence ATGGACGCGCCGACCAGGCGAGGACCAGTCGCCGCGACGGCGGCAGGTGCCGGTGTTGGCACACTCGGCGGGCTACTTGGTCTCGGTGGGGCTGAGTTCCGCCTTCCGCTCCTCGTAGCCGTCTTCAACTACCCGCTGCGGCGCGCCGTACCGATCAACCTGGCGGTCAGCTTCGTAGCTGTGGTAGTCGCTGCAGTGGTCCGCTGGAGCTTCGCGAAGCAGGCTCCAATCCCGGGCACGGCGCTGGTGATCGTTTGCATGATGGCCGGCGGGATGCTCGGCGCTGGCCTGGGGGCGCGGTGGCTAACGAGTATCTCCGACGAGCGACTCCACACCGCGGTGCGGTTCCTCCTGATCGTCATCGGTGCTCTGCTGATCATCGAGGCGGCCATCCCATGGACCTCGAGCGGTGTCCCGGTTGGCTCGGTCGGGCAGGGCGTGACGGCACTCGGCGCTGGCGTGCTCATCGGAGCGGTCAGCACTCTGCTGGGCGTGGCTGGTGGCGAGATGATCATCCCGACGCTGGTGCTGCTCTTCGGCGTGCCCATCAAGGCGGCGGGGACGACGAGCTTGGTCATCAGCATCCCGACGATGCTCGTAGGCCTCACGCGGCACCATGCGCGGGGCGCATACCAGGGCGTGGCCGACGTGCGGCGCGTGATCGTGCCGATGGGGCTGGGGACCGTGGTCGGAAGCGCGGTGGGCGGATTCTTGATCGCCTACGCGCCGGCGGGAGCGATCAAGGTGTTGCTAGGACTGGTGCTCATCGTGTCGGCGCTGCGCGTATTTAGAGTGCGGGCGTGA
- a CDS encoding amidohydrolase family protein, producing the protein MTEHALVIRGGRVIDPAQGLDAVTDVAIQDGRVAAVGSGLRGRVALDAAGCAVAPGFVDLHSHAQSVGGHRLQAFDGVTTTLELEAGAVPVGAAYAQAKLEGRPLNYGYSVSWAAARIEVLTGHRGDGRATTMLSRFADPGWQREATAAEEDRILGLLEDELAAGGLGIGVLIGYAPGTSPAEYLRVARLAATSGVPTYTHVRDLVDFAPTARMDGADELVRAAAETGAHMHYCHVNSTSLRHVDRVLGLVDRVRRAGSVVTTEAYPYGAGSTAIGAAFLSPERLPERGLSPTDLVYAPRNERVRDAEHLRQLRATDPGGLCIVHFLDETNPADAAVMRASLIHEDTMVASDAMPLTWMGPAADRTWPLPPTALTHPRTAGTFARSYQRLVVQGGVSLGEFIRRASALPAAVLSAAAGGTVHKGTLAVGADADVVVFDSAVFADRATYDASTQPSAGVRHLVVAGEPLIQGGTLLLGARPGRPVRREG; encoded by the coding sequence ATGACCGAGCACGCGCTGGTGATTCGCGGCGGACGTGTCATCGACCCCGCACAGGGCCTCGACGCGGTCACCGACGTCGCGATCCAGGACGGGCGGGTGGCCGCTGTCGGCTCCGGGCTGCGCGGCCGTGTCGCCCTCGACGCGGCGGGCTGCGCCGTCGCGCCGGGCTTCGTCGATCTCCACAGTCACGCGCAGAGCGTGGGCGGCCATCGCCTCCAGGCCTTCGACGGGGTCACGACCACGCTGGAGCTCGAGGCCGGCGCCGTTCCCGTCGGCGCCGCCTACGCCCAGGCCAAGCTCGAGGGCCGGCCGCTCAACTACGGCTACTCCGTCTCGTGGGCGGCCGCGCGCATCGAGGTGCTCACCGGGCATCGCGGCGACGGGCGGGCGACGACCATGCTCTCCCGCTTCGCCGACCCCGGCTGGCAGCGTGAGGCCACCGCCGCCGAGGAGGATCGCATCCTCGGGCTGCTCGAGGACGAGCTCGCCGCGGGCGGCCTCGGCATCGGCGTGCTCATCGGCTATGCGCCCGGCACGAGCCCGGCCGAGTACCTGCGCGTGGCGCGGCTCGCCGCGACGTCGGGCGTGCCCACGTACACGCACGTGCGCGACCTCGTCGACTTCGCGCCCACTGCGCGCATGGACGGCGCCGATGAGCTCGTGCGCGCCGCGGCGGAGACGGGCGCCCACATGCACTACTGCCACGTGAACAGCACCTCGCTGCGCCACGTGGATCGCGTGCTGGGGCTGGTCGATCGCGTGCGCCGGGCCGGCTCCGTCGTCACCACCGAGGCGTATCCCTATGGTGCAGGGAGCACCGCGATCGGCGCCGCGTTCCTCTCGCCCGAGCGGCTGCCCGAGCGCGGGCTCAGTCCCACCGACCTCGTCTACGCGCCGCGGAACGAGCGCGTGCGCGACGCCGAGCACCTCCGCCAGCTCCGCGCCACCGATCCCGGCGGCCTCTGCATCGTGCACTTCCTCGACGAGACGAATCCCGCCGACGCCGCGGTGATGCGGGCCTCGCTCATCCACGAGGACACCATGGTGGCGAGCGACGCCATGCCGCTCACCTGGATGGGCCCCGCCGCCGACCGTACCTGGCCGCTGCCTCCGACCGCCCTCACGCACCCGCGCACCGCGGGCACGTTTGCCCGCTCCTACCAGCGGCTCGTGGTGCAGGGCGGCGTGAGCCTCGGCGAGTTCATCCGGCGCGCGAGCGCGCTGCCCGCCGCCGTGCTGAGCGCCGCGGCTGGCGGGACCGTGCACAAGGGCACGCTCGCGGTGGGCGCCGATGCCGACGTCGTCGTCTTCGATTCCGCGGTCTTCGCCGACCGCGCCACCTACGACGCCTCGACGCAGCCGTCGGCCGGCGTCCGGCATCTCGTGGTCGCGGGCGAGCCATTGATCCAGGGCGGCACGCTGCTGCTCGGCGCGCGACCCGGGCGTCCCGTACGGCGAGAAGGATGA
- a CDS encoding amidohydrolase family protein produces the protein MPFGGNDWLALTREPALEPEIPICDPHHHFWDFRTSRIPYQRYLLHELVDDLAGGHNVRSTVFVEARSMYRVDGPEAMRPVGEVEFVQGLAAASASGLYGPARAAGAIVGHANLNLGARVAPVLEALREASPNRFRGIRHSVTWDPNPEVENTAAHKIEGQLGSVPFREGAKVLARMGFSLEAWLFFPQLPELAAFARAVPDLVIILNHIGGLLRFGPYAGRDEEVLGVWRRGIAEVAACPNVVVKLGGIGMPRTGFDWHTRATPIGSEELARSMAPFMTYCIEQFGPSRAMFESNFPVDKVSYSYTVLYNAFKRLSKGYSPSERAAIFHDTAARVYRPVA, from the coding sequence GTGCCATTCGGGGGCAATGACTGGCTTGCGCTGACCCGGGAGCCGGCGCTCGAGCCGGAGATTCCCATTTGCGACCCGCACCATCATTTCTGGGACTTCCGCACCTCGCGCATCCCCTACCAGCGCTATCTCCTCCACGAGCTGGTGGACGATCTCGCCGGCGGGCACAACGTCCGCTCGACGGTGTTTGTGGAGGCGCGCTCGATGTATCGCGTCGACGGCCCCGAGGCGATGCGCCCGGTCGGCGAGGTGGAGTTCGTGCAGGGACTGGCCGCGGCCAGCGCCAGCGGGCTCTACGGCCCCGCCCGCGCCGCCGGCGCCATCGTCGGCCACGCCAATCTGAACCTCGGCGCGCGCGTGGCGCCGGTGCTGGAGGCGCTGCGGGAGGCGAGCCCCAACCGATTTCGCGGCATCCGCCACTCGGTGACGTGGGATCCCAATCCTGAGGTAGAGAACACGGCCGCTCACAAGATCGAGGGCCAGCTGGGCAGCGTCCCGTTCCGCGAGGGCGCCAAGGTCCTCGCGCGGATGGGCTTCTCGCTCGAGGCGTGGCTCTTTTTCCCGCAGCTTCCCGAGCTCGCCGCCTTCGCCCGGGCCGTGCCCGACCTCGTCATCATCCTGAACCACATCGGCGGGCTGCTGCGCTTCGGGCCGTACGCGGGCCGGGACGAGGAGGTGCTCGGCGTCTGGCGCCGCGGCATCGCCGAGGTGGCCGCGTGCCCCAATGTGGTGGTGAAGCTGGGCGGCATCGGCATGCCGCGCACCGGCTTCGACTGGCACACGCGGGCCACGCCGATCGGGTCCGAGGAGCTTGCGCGATCGATGGCGCCCTTCATGACCTACTGCATCGAGCAGTTCGGGCCAAGCCGCGCCATGTTCGAGAGCAATTTCCCCGTGGACAAGGTCTCGTACTCGTATACGGTGCTCTACAACGCGTTCAAGCGGCTGTCCAAGGGCTACTCGCCCTCGGAGCGGGCCGCGATATTCCACGACACCGCCGCGCGCGTGTATCGCCCAGTGGCCTGA
- a CDS encoding amidohydrolase family protein, whose amino-acid sequence MAYDLVVKNGLVVDGTGAPPRRADVAVAGGTIAEVGRVSDGASTVIDASDLVVAPGFIDPHTHYDAQICWDGAVTPSSWHGVTSVIMGNCGVGIAPCKPKAREIAMRDLVNVEAIPFDVLNMGITWDWESFPEFLAAAARRRPSLNLGFLAPLTPFRHYVMGEASMERAATPDETAQIKALLGEAIDAGAFGFSTTILNQHVGFQGRPLACRNASQDELRAYANALRERGKGAIEIALTRKTAVLDDEEYALLDFLLTESRRHVTFLALFDRDDIPEAVRETLKKAAPLITRGARPQTSPLPLTRDINMRNPFSFAAFPSWNRVFVDKSKPAQAAVYKDPSFRNRFREELKNPMAFGNWARITLHEVRSPALKALEGRTVADIAREQGKDGVDAFLDLTLEDDLDLEFTMASFNTRVDRMTEILRDPRVLVALGDGGAHVDMLCDAGYPTYLLGTWVRERGALTLEEGVRRLTSDPAEVFGVRGRGRLAPGLAADLAIFDPARVGSTNRGERRFDLPGGAKRMVMPSRGVEYTVVNGAVTWADGKLTGAGAGQVLRS is encoded by the coding sequence ATGGCCTACGACCTCGTCGTCAAGAACGGACTCGTGGTGGATGGCACGGGGGCGCCCCCGCGGCGCGCCGACGTGGCGGTGGCGGGCGGCACGATCGCCGAGGTGGGCCGCGTCAGCGACGGCGCCTCGACGGTGATCGACGCCTCCGATCTCGTGGTCGCCCCGGGCTTCATCGATCCCCACACCCACTACGACGCTCAGATCTGCTGGGACGGCGCGGTGACGCCCTCGTCCTGGCACGGGGTCACCAGCGTGATCATGGGCAACTGCGGCGTCGGCATCGCGCCCTGCAAGCCCAAGGCGCGCGAGATCGCCATGCGCGACCTCGTCAACGTGGAGGCGATCCCCTTCGACGTGCTGAACATGGGGATCACCTGGGACTGGGAGTCTTTCCCCGAGTTCCTCGCGGCGGCGGCGCGGCGGCGCCCCTCGCTGAACCTCGGCTTCCTCGCGCCGCTGACCCCGTTCCGGCACTACGTGATGGGGGAGGCCTCGATGGAGCGGGCAGCCACGCCGGACGAGACGGCGCAGATCAAGGCCCTCCTGGGCGAGGCGATCGACGCGGGCGCCTTCGGCTTCTCGACCACCATCCTCAATCAGCACGTCGGCTTCCAGGGCCGCCCCCTCGCCTGCCGTAACGCGAGCCAGGACGAGCTGCGGGCCTACGCCAACGCGCTCCGCGAGCGCGGCAAGGGCGCCATCGAGATCGCGCTGACCCGGAAGACCGCCGTGCTGGACGACGAGGAGTACGCGCTCCTCGACTTCTTGCTCACCGAGAGCCGCCGCCACGTGACCTTCCTCGCCCTCTTCGACCGCGACGACATTCCCGAGGCGGTGCGGGAAACGCTCAAGAAGGCCGCGCCGTTGATAACGCGCGGCGCGCGCCCGCAGACCTCGCCGCTGCCCCTCACGCGCGACATCAACATGCGCAACCCGTTCTCGTTCGCGGCGTTCCCCAGCTGGAACCGGGTCTTCGTGGACAAGTCCAAGCCGGCGCAGGCGGCGGTCTACAAGGATCCCTCCTTCCGCAATCGATTCCGCGAGGAGCTCAAGAACCCGATGGCCTTCGGCAACTGGGCCCGCATCACGCTGCACGAGGTGCGGTCCCCCGCCCTCAAGGCGCTCGAGGGCCGCACCGTCGCCGACATCGCCCGCGAGCAGGGAAAGGACGGGGTGGACGCCTTCCTCGACCTCACCCTCGAGGACGATCTCGATCTCGAGTTCACGATGGCCTCGTTCAATACCCGCGTCGACCGCATGACGGAGATCCTGCGCGACCCGCGGGTGCTGGTGGCGCTGGGTGACGGCGGCGCGCACGTGGACATGCTGTGCGACGCCGGCTACCCGACGTATCTCCTCGGCACCTGGGTGCGGGAGCGCGGGGCGCTCACCCTGGAAGAGGGGGTCCGCCGGCTCACGTCGGACCCGGCGGAGGTGTTCGGCGTGCGAGGCCGGGGCCGCCTCGCCCCCGGCCTCGCCGCCGATCTGGCCATCTTCGATCCGGCGCGGGTCGGCTCGACCAACCGGGGCGAGCGCCGCTTCGATCTCCCGGGCGGCGCCAAGCGCATGGTCATGCCCTCGCGCGGCGTCGAGTACACCGTCGTCAACGGCGCCGTCACCTGGGCGGACGGCAAGCTCACGGGCGCCGGCGCGGGGCAGGTGCTGCGGTCCTAG
- a CDS encoding PAS domain S-box protein, which produces MKSGWAVGLLLLLVAAPAAGETKRVLIVHSFGTGAPPFTTHSTAFAATLAKEMGEPIDLDEISLGMARYPQPDLEEAYVEFLAKRLQKWRPDLVAPVGSPAGRFVAKHRSRLFPRTPIVYTGMDRRTLPPGTLTDNATFVGESFDLPGLVEDILQLQPDTKHVAVVVGATPLERFWAKVFQEEFARFSDRVTFTWFNDLSFDQMLDRAASMPPRSFILVGLLLRDAKGVTYNQDDAIVRLHAVANAPINGMYRNQIGLGIVGGRLYQGEMEGVEAARVAIRILRGEGASSFPPRVIHTQEPRYDWRELQRWNISETRLPPGSVVEFRAPSVWRQYQRWIVGILVVGLVQAGLIVLLAVNLTRRRRVERALRESEGRVQLAADSARAGLWSLDLATGQVWTTPRVHELLAVEPETEWTYDSFLDRIHPDDRERIAQAIEASVREGVELDVEYRVLLADGSERWISSRGRHDGGPDSTAMHWSGASVDITARKLGEERLLESESRFRTVADSAPVLIWMAGVDKGCTFFNKPWLDFTGRPAAQEMGDGWTTSVHPDDVARCVEGYASAFDARQPFVLEYRLRRHDGEYRWVSNHGVPLYDAQGRFAGFIGSCLDITERLRAEEKFRQVFEAAPNAMIMVDEDGRIVLVNAEAERVFGYTREELTGATIEALVPVHLHRDHSGWRSAFQAKPEARAMGAGRNLFARRKDGSEVPVEIGLNPITMEGGLFVVASVIDISERRRAELEAQDLRQDLAHISRVATMGELTAAIVHELSQPLTAIRTNAEVGLRLVASGKKDTKELVEILQDIVDSDRHAGQVIQHMRSLFKKGEVERRPLLLNNLVHDVISLVGNDALLRNVSVSLDLEPRLLSVPGDRVQLQQVLLNLVMNAFDAMEEQSDPPRRLIVRTRTLAGRWVQLDVADSGPGIAVDKVDSIFDPFVTTKSTGMGMGLSVSRTIVRAHEGKIWAENAPEGGAVVHLVLPAVPGRDDPSPAVRP; this is translated from the coding sequence ATGAAGAGCGGGTGGGCGGTCGGGCTTCTCCTCCTCCTAGTCGCCGCGCCGGCCGCCGGTGAGACCAAGCGTGTCCTCATCGTGCACTCATTCGGGACGGGCGCCCCCCCGTTCACCACGCACTCCACCGCCTTCGCGGCCACGCTGGCGAAGGAGATGGGAGAGCCCATCGATCTCGACGAGATCTCCCTGGGGATGGCGCGCTATCCTCAGCCCGACCTGGAGGAGGCGTACGTCGAGTTCCTGGCTAAGCGACTCCAGAAGTGGCGGCCCGATCTCGTAGCACCGGTGGGGTCGCCCGCCGGGCGCTTCGTGGCGAAGCACCGCAGCCGCCTGTTCCCGCGAACGCCCATCGTCTACACGGGAATGGATCGCCGGACCCTGCCGCCCGGGACCCTCACGGACAACGCCACGTTCGTGGGCGAGTCGTTCGATCTACCAGGCCTCGTCGAGGACATCCTCCAGCTCCAGCCGGACACGAAGCATGTCGCGGTGGTAGTCGGAGCGACGCCCCTCGAGCGCTTCTGGGCCAAGGTGTTCCAGGAGGAATTCGCCCGATTCTCCGATCGCGTGACCTTTACGTGGTTCAACGATCTGTCGTTCGACCAGATGCTCGACCGTGCCGCCTCGATGCCTCCGCGCTCGTTCATCCTCGTGGGCCTCCTCCTTCGTGACGCGAAGGGCGTCACCTACAACCAGGACGACGCGATCGTGCGTCTCCACGCTGTCGCGAACGCGCCCATCAACGGGATGTACCGGAACCAGATCGGCCTGGGGATAGTGGGCGGCCGGCTCTACCAGGGGGAGATGGAGGGCGTGGAGGCAGCGCGCGTCGCCATTCGAATCCTGCGGGGCGAGGGGGCCTCGAGCTTCCCGCCCCGCGTCATCCACACCCAGGAGCCGCGGTATGACTGGCGCGAGCTTCAGCGCTGGAACATCAGCGAGACTCGCCTGCCTCCCGGCAGCGTGGTGGAATTCCGCGCGCCCAGCGTGTGGCGGCAGTACCAGCGGTGGATCGTCGGCATCCTGGTCGTCGGCCTCGTCCAGGCGGGCCTGATCGTCCTGCTCGCGGTGAACCTGACCCGGCGTCGCCGTGTCGAGCGGGCGCTGCGCGAGAGCGAGGGCCGCGTGCAGCTGGCTGCGGACTCGGCCCGCGCGGGCCTGTGGAGCCTGGATCTGGCTACGGGCCAGGTCTGGACGACGCCTCGGGTGCACGAGCTCCTGGCCGTCGAGCCCGAGACCGAATGGACTTACGACTCGTTCCTGGATCGGATACACCCCGACGATCGGGAGCGGATCGCCCAGGCGATCGAGGCCTCCGTGCGCGAGGGAGTCGAGCTGGACGTGGAGTACCGCGTTCTCCTCGCCGACGGCTCGGAGCGCTGGATCTCCTCGCGTGGCCGCCACGACGGCGGGCCCGACTCCACCGCGATGCACTGGAGCGGCGCCTCGGTGGACATCACGGCCCGGAAGCTGGGGGAGGAGCGCCTCCTCGAGAGCGAGTCACGTTTCCGCACCGTTGCCGACTCGGCGCCGGTGCTGATCTGGATGGCCGGGGTGGACAAGGGGTGCACGTTCTTCAACAAGCCCTGGCTCGACTTCACCGGCCGCCCCGCCGCTCAGGAGATGGGGGATGGGTGGACCACGAGCGTGCATCCCGACGACGTCGCGCGGTGCGTGGAAGGCTATGCGTCCGCCTTCGACGCGCGACAGCCGTTCGTGCTGGAGTATCGGCTCCGCCGCCACGACGGCGAGTACCGTTGGGTTTCGAATCATGGCGTGCCGCTATACGACGCGCAGGGCCGCTTCGCCGGCTTCATCGGCTCGTGCCTAGACATCACCGAGCGGCTCCGCGCCGAAGAGAAGTTCCGCCAGGTGTTCGAGGCGGCTCCCAACGCCATGATCATGGTCGATGAGGACGGCCGGATCGTGCTGGTCAATGCCGAGGCGGAGAGGGTCTTCGGCTACACCCGCGAGGAGCTCACCGGAGCGACCATCGAGGCGCTGGTGCCGGTGCACCTTCATCGCGATCACTCCGGGTGGCGCAGCGCCTTCCAGGCCAAGCCCGAAGCGCGGGCCATGGGGGCCGGGCGGAATCTCTTCGCTCGCCGCAAAGACGGGAGTGAGGTGCCGGTCGAGATCGGCCTGAATCCGATCACCATGGAGGGGGGCTTGTTCGTTGTGGCCTCGGTGATCGACATCAGCGAGCGGCGCCGTGCCGAGCTGGAGGCGCAGGACCTGCGGCAGGATCTGGCCCATATCTCCCGAGTGGCGACCATGGGCGAGCTGACGGCCGCGATTGTGCACGAGCTCAGCCAGCCCCTGACGGCGATCCGCACCAATGCCGAAGTCGGCCTGCGCCTCGTCGCTTCGGGGAAGAAGGACACGAAGGAGCTCGTCGAGATCCTGCAGGACATCGTCGACTCGGACCGGCACGCGGGTCAGGTGATCCAGCACATGCGCTCGCTCTTCAAGAAAGGCGAAGTCGAGCGGCGCCCGCTCCTGCTCAACAACCTCGTCCACGACGTGATCTCTCTCGTGGGGAACGACGCCCTGCTGCGCAATGTGAGTGTGAGCCTGGATCTGGAGCCCCGCCTGCTATCGGTGCCGGGCGATCGCGTTCAGCTGCAGCAGGTGCTGCTCAATCTCGTCATGAACGCGTTCGACGCCATGGAAGAGCAGTCCGATCCCCCGCGGCGGCTGATCGTGCGCACGCGCACGCTCGCCGGGCGCTGGGTGCAGCTCGACGTGGCCGACAGTGGCCCCGGCATCGCCGTCGACAAGGTAGATTCGATCTTCGACCCGTTCGTCACCACCAAATCCACCGGGATGGGCATGGGCCTCTCGGTGAGTCGCACGATCGTGCGCGCGCACGAGGGCAAGATCTGGGCGGAGAACGCCCCCGAGGGGGGCGCCGTGGTCCATCTGGTCTTGCCGGCCGTGCCCGGCCGGGACGATCCGTCGCCCGCGGTCCGGCCCTAG
- a CDS encoding transporter substrate-binding domain-containing protein, which yields MPSRTDPSRRLTMMLARFAALAVAALLYAGPVLAQDKLPPLRTGVDGTFAPHAMPKLGGGIEGFQIDLFTEVARRMKREITIDAVSFSTLIPGMQAGRYDFIAAPTTVTKERAENMLFTAGYLWTAYQFGIKKGSEPIKDWADLKGKSVTVNKGTPYETLSKAKGAEHGFTVQVYDTQPDATQAVLSGRAYATLGGNTTIRYAASKNPQFVADLELKDTRAHWAAPVPKSNPKLRAELQDALDCMKKDGTIAKMSEKWFGRKPAPDDLENVITPGYGVPGMPGYDPTPHELKCGS from the coding sequence ATGCCATCCCGCACCGATCCATCCCGGAGGCTCACGATGATGCTCGCCCGCTTCGCCGCACTCGCGGTGGCCGCGCTGCTCTACGCCGGTCCCGTCCTCGCCCAGGACAAGCTGCCGCCGCTCCGCACCGGCGTCGACGGCACCTTCGCTCCCCATGCCATGCCCAAGCTGGGCGGTGGCATCGAGGGCTTTCAGATCGATCTCTTCACCGAGGTGGCGCGGCGCATGAAGCGCGAGATCACCATCGACGCGGTGAGCTTCTCCACGCTGATCCCCGGCATGCAGGCCGGCCGGTACGACTTCATCGCCGCGCCCACCACGGTGACCAAGGAGCGGGCGGAGAACATGCTGTTCACCGCGGGCTATCTCTGGACCGCCTACCAGTTCGGGATCAAGAAGGGCTCGGAGCCCATCAAGGACTGGGCCGACCTCAAGGGGAAGTCGGTCACGGTGAACAAGGGCACGCCCTACGAGACGCTCTCCAAGGCCAAGGGCGCCGAGCACGGCTTCACCGTGCAGGTGTACGACACCCAGCCCGACGCGACGCAGGCCGTACTGTCCGGCCGCGCCTACGCGACCCTCGGCGGCAACACCACCATCCGCTACGCCGCGTCCAAGAATCCGCAGTTCGTGGCCGACCTCGAGCTCAAGGACACACGCGCCCACTGGGCGGCGCCGGTGCCGAAGAGCAATCCGAAGCTCCGTGCCGAGCTCCAGGACGCGCTGGACTGCATGAAGAAGGACGGCACCATCGCGAAGATGTCCGAGAAGTGGTTCGGCCGCAAACCGGCGCCCGACGATCTCGAGAACGTGATCACGCCGGGCTACGGCGTGCCGGGCATGCCGGGCTACGATCCCACCCCGCACGAGCTGAAGTGCGGCAGCTAG
- a CDS encoding amino acid ABC transporter ATP-binding protein, translating to MAAPIVDARGLHKHFGALHVLRGVDLSVVERELVFIIGPSGSGKSTLLRCLNRLEEPSAGSVVVDGIDMLDPRTDINRARQRIGMVFQSFNLYPHMTALGNVTLALRKVAGKSRAAADELGRAALARVGLADRAGHTPGQLSGGQQQRVAIARAIALEPRVMLFDEPTSALDPELVGSVLEVMRALRESGMTMIVVSHEMGFARNAADRVVFMDAGSIVEEGPPAAIFERPAHERTRSFIGQIQRH from the coding sequence GTGGCCGCCCCGATCGTCGACGCGCGGGGCCTCCACAAGCACTTCGGGGCCCTGCACGTCCTGCGCGGGGTCGATCTCAGCGTGGTCGAGCGCGAGCTCGTCTTCATCATCGGCCCGTCGGGCTCGGGAAAGTCGACGCTGCTGCGCTGCCTGAACCGGCTGGAAGAGCCGTCCGCGGGAAGCGTGGTGGTGGATGGCATCGACATGCTCGACCCGCGCACCGACATCAACCGCGCCCGACAGCGCATCGGCATGGTGTTCCAGTCGTTCAACCTCTATCCGCACATGACCGCGCTCGGCAACGTGACCCTCGCGCTCCGCAAGGTCGCGGGCAAGTCGCGGGCCGCGGCGGACGAGCTCGGGCGCGCCGCCCTCGCCCGGGTGGGGCTCGCCGACCGCGCCGGCCACACGCCCGGGCAGCTCTCGGGCGGCCAGCAGCAGCGCGTGGCCATCGCGCGCGCCATCGCCCTCGAGCCTCGGGTGATGCTCTTCGACGAGCCGACGAGCGCGCTCGACCCCGAGCTGGTAGGCTCGGTGCTCGAGGTCATGCGCGCGCTGCGCGAGAGCGGAATGACCATGATCGTGGTGAGCCACGAGATGGGCTTCGCCCGCAACGCCGCCGACCGGGTGGTGTTCATGGACGCGGGGAGCATCGTGGAAGAGGGGCCGCCCGCCGCGATCTTCGAGCGCCCGGCGCACGAGCGCACCCGCAGCTTCATCGGCCAGATCCAGCGGCATTGA
- a CDS encoding amino acid ABC transporter permease yields the protein MSRWDRFVETFLNGTVMWKYLPDILSGVVVTIELAVLVVITGLTAGLVLALLRSVGIRPINAVIVLIVDCFRSLPPLVVIVLIYFGLPSAGISPSGFVSTWLSLALVLMSFSEEIFWAGITSVARGQWEAARSTGLTFGQTLLHVVLPQALRLTIPPLTNRTIAITKGTALGTVVAVTEILGQASSAMSNSYNPSPLMMGAAAYLVLFFPVVVAGRWIETRFAWKR from the coding sequence TTGAGTCGCTGGGACCGCTTCGTCGAGACCTTCCTCAACGGGACGGTCATGTGGAAGTACCTGCCGGATATCCTGTCCGGCGTGGTCGTCACGATCGAGCTCGCCGTGCTCGTCGTGATCACGGGCCTGACCGCCGGCCTCGTCCTCGCGCTGCTCCGGAGCGTCGGCATCCGGCCCATCAACGCCGTCATCGTGCTGATCGTCGACTGCTTCCGCTCGCTGCCGCCGCTCGTCGTGATCGTTCTGATCTACTTCGGCCTGCCGAGCGCCGGGATCTCGCCCTCGGGCTTCGTGTCGACCTGGCTCTCGCTCGCTCTGGTCCTGATGTCGTTCTCCGAGGAGATTTTCTGGGCGGGCATCACCTCGGTGGCCCGGGGGCAATGGGAGGCGGCGCGCTCGACCGGCCTCACGTTCGGCCAGACCTTGCTCCACGTCGTGCTGCCGCAGGCCTTGCGACTGACCATCCCGCCCCTGACCAACCGCACCATCGCCATCACCAAGGGCACCGCGCTGGGCACCGTCGTCGCGGTGACCGAGATCCTGGGCCAGGCGAGCTCGGCGATGTCGAACTCCTACAATCCCTCGCCGCTCATGATGGGCGCGGCCGCCTACCTCGTCCTGTTCTTCCCCGTGGTGGTCGCGGGGCGCTGGATCGAAACGCGCTTCGCGTGGAAGCGATGA